One Rhodobacteraceae bacterium M385 genomic region harbors:
- the tgt gene encoding tRNA guanosine(34) transglycosylase Tgt, which translates to MTKRFSFSLNATSGKARTGVISTPRGDIRTPAFMPVGTAATVKAMMPESVAATGADILLGNTYHLMLRPTAERIANLGGLHKFMNWDKPILTDSGGFQVMSLADLRKLTEEGVTFRSHIDGSKHLLSPERSMEIQKLLGSDIVMCFDECPALPADRRALEDSMRLSMRWAARSKEAFGDRPGYALFGIQQGGLEQDLREESAKALREIEFDGYAVGGLAVGEGQEAMFGCLDFAPDQLPTDKPRYLMGVGKPDDIVGAVKRGIDMMDCVLPSRSGRTGQAWTRRGQVNIKNARHADDPRPLDENCTCPACANYSRAYLHHVFRSQEMISGMLLTWHNLHYYQQLMAEMRDAIAADDFAGFEARFHAERAQGDIAVL; encoded by the coding sequence ATGACAAAACGCTTCTCTTTCAGCCTCAACGCGACCTCGGGCAAGGCCCGTACGGGCGTCATCTCCACCCCGCGCGGCGACATTCGCACGCCCGCCTTCATGCCCGTGGGTACGGCGGCGACGGTGAAGGCGATGATGCCCGAAAGCGTTGCGGCGACGGGGGCGGATATTTTGCTCGGCAACACCTATCACCTGATGTTGCGCCCGACCGCTGAGCGGATTGCTAACCTTGGCGGGCTGCATAAATTCATGAACTGGGACAAACCGATCCTGACGGACTCGGGCGGGTTTCAGGTGATGTCGCTGGCCGACCTGCGCAAACTGACCGAGGAGGGCGTGACCTTCCGCAGCCATATCGACGGGTCGAAACACCTGCTGTCGCCCGAACGCTCTATGGAAATTCAGAAGCTTCTGGGCAGCGATATCGTCATGTGCTTCGACGAATGCCCGGCGTTGCCTGCGGATCGCAGGGCGCTGGAGGATTCCATGCGTCTGTCCATGCGGTGGGCCGCGCGCTCGAAAGAGGCGTTCGGCGACCGTCCCGGCTATGCGCTGTTTGGCATTCAGCAAGGCGGGCTGGAGCAAGACCTGCGCGAAGAATCCGCCAAGGCGCTCCGCGAGATCGAGTTTGATGGCTATGCCGTCGGCGGCCTGGCCGTGGGCGAGGGGCAGGAGGCCATGTTCGGCTGTCTCGATTTCGCGCCGGATCAACTTCCCACCGACAAGCCGCGCTATCTGATGGGCGTGGGCAAGCCCGACGATATCGTCGGCGCGGTGAAGCGTGGCATTGATATGATGGACTGCGTACTGCCGTCCCGCTCTGGCCGTACGGGGCAGGCTTGGACACGGCGCGGACAGGTTAACATCAAGAACGCGCGTCACGCCGATGACCCGCGCCCGCTGGATGAAAACTGCACATGCCCCGCCTGCGCCAATTATTCCCGTGCCTATCTGCACCACGTTTTCCGCAGCCAGGAAATGATCTCGGGGATGCTGCTGACGTGGCACAATCTGCATTACTATCAACAGCTTATGGCCGAGATGCGGGACGCCATCGCCGCCGATGATTTCGCCGGGTTTGAGGCGCGTTTTCACGCAGAGCGTGCGCAGGGCGATATCGCGGTTCTGTAA
- a CDS encoding isopenicillin N synthase family oxygenase, which translates to MIPHIDAQALVAGDPTALAATKQGAEEVGFLTLHNTALSAADVEDTIAAYRAFFKGSAATKQAVNMNVTGSNRGWGGAGSEQVDPNANPDYKEVFDCGVELPKDDPFARLPVYAPNQWPSAPPAFQATVERYFTKARAISLELLQGISAAIGADPNFFADKFTKPMALLRGNYYPERPTWAGDKDFGIAAHTDYGCLTLLATDGQPGLEVQLRDGTWVPVQAAPGTFIINFGEMLEMWTANLPEGGQIRATPHRVIGGARERISIPLFFNPAFDTNVAPIGAPPITAGDHLSKRYQETYTHLQDAS; encoded by the coding sequence ATGATCCCGCATATTGACGCCCAAGCCCTTGTCGCCGGTGATCCCACGGCGTTGGCGGCCACCAAACAAGGCGCCGAGGAGGTGGGCTTCCTGACCCTCCACAACACCGCGCTAAGTGCCGCCGACGTGGAAGACACTATCGCCGCCTACCGCGCCTTCTTCAAAGGCAGCGCCGCGACCAAGCAAGCGGTGAACATGAATGTCACCGGCTCCAACCGCGGGTGGGGCGGGGCAGGGTCCGAACAAGTCGATCCCAATGCCAACCCAGACTATAAAGAGGTCTTCGATTGCGGCGTTGAGTTGCCCAAGGATGATCCCTTCGCGCGCCTACCTGTCTATGCGCCGAACCAATGGCCCTCCGCGCCGCCCGCGTTCCAAGCCACGGTGGAGCGCTACTTCACCAAAGCCCGCGCCATATCGCTGGAACTGCTGCAAGGCATCTCTGCGGCCATTGGCGCTGACCCGAACTTCTTCGCCGATAAGTTCACCAAACCCATGGCGCTCTTGCGCGGCAACTACTACCCTGAACGCCCCACCTGGGCCGGAGATAAAGACTTCGGTATCGCTGCCCACACCGATTACGGCTGTCTCACGCTTCTTGCCACCGATGGTCAACCGGGCCTGGAAGTGCAACTGCGCGACGGCACTTGGGTGCCGGTGCAGGCCGCGCCGGGCACCTTCATCATCAACTTCGGTGAAATGCTCGAGATGTGGACAGCCAACCTGCCCGAAGGCGGCCAAATCCGCGCCACCCCTCACCGAGTGATCGGCGGCGCCCGGGAACGCATCTCGATCCCCTTGTTCTTCAATCCTGCCTTTGACACAAACGTCGCCCCGATCGGCGCGCCGCCAATCACCGCAGGCGATCACCTCTCAAAACGCTATCAGGAAACCTACACCCACCTGCAAGACGCCTCCTAA
- a CDS encoding DUF3307 domain-containing protein → MAAYTFAALFLAHVIADYVLQTTWMVVNKKRPIAMAAHIGLVLGTMCLTTLTLNPWFLALAALHLWIDIVKTYAMPEGLGAYVADQVLHVASIAGIALLAPQIWPMSPLAEVEVVHIPLYYMIIGGVVFAARGGQYAVAMLMAGRGPGSGHGVLLGWVERAALCVVLIGGWQIWPLLLTAVIAVKGLYLGISFAGRDNGARYRLLLGTAVSLAWGLAVAVPMALAMPMMH, encoded by the coding sequence ATGGCAGCCTATACATTTGCCGCATTATTTCTTGCCCATGTGATCGCGGATTACGTGCTGCAAACCACTTGGATGGTCGTAAACAAGAAACGTCCCATCGCCATGGCCGCCCATATCGGGCTGGTGCTGGGGACGATGTGTTTGACCACACTGACATTGAACCCGTGGTTTCTGGCCCTTGCGGCGCTGCATCTATGGATCGACATTGTGAAGACCTATGCGATGCCCGAAGGCTTGGGGGCCTATGTGGCCGATCAAGTGTTGCACGTCGCCTCGATCGCGGGAATCGCTCTGTTGGCGCCGCAGATATGGCCGATGAGCCCCTTGGCAGAGGTCGAGGTGGTTCATATTCCACTATATTACATGATTATCGGCGGCGTCGTCTTTGCCGCCCGCGGCGGGCAGTATGCCGTGGCGATGCTGATGGCCGGGCGCGGGCCCGGATCGGGCCATGGGGTCTTGTTGGGATGGGTTGAGCGTGCGGCGCTATGTGTCGTGCTCATCGGCGGATGGCAGATCTGGCCCCTGCTTCTAACCGCGGTGATCGCGGTAAAGGGACTCTACCTCGGGATCAGCTTTGCGGGCCGTGACAATGGCGCAAGGTACCGTCTGCTATTGGGCACTGCGGTCAGCCTCGCGTGGGGATTGGCGGTGGCGGTGCCCATGGCATTGGCGATGCCGATGATGCATTGA
- a CDS encoding LysR family transcriptional regulator, with the protein MWDDLALFSAVARHGSLTAAAAQTGTSAATLSRRMKALEAAMERPLFLHGRDGYALSSEGRELLQKTERMEAAAADIEVWRSAQPGKRRVRISAGTWTSEFLASGFNDIWQPSFDWVPEFLSGETFFDIARRQIDIGIRNRRPDQPWLAGRQTGTVAFAAYGLDAGITGWIGAGGDRAATPTARWLEANHSNDIVTRANDATLAVAMAKQGVGRVILPLFIGATLAPMVQLGPPIAELTHEQWLVCHHEGRHDPPVRHALTALAGFLTSATRGIAS; encoded by the coding sequence ATGTGGGATGATTTGGCGCTTTTCTCTGCCGTTGCCCGCCACGGCAGTTTAACCGCCGCAGCCGCGCAAACCGGAACCAGCGCCGCAACCTTGAGCCGCCGCATGAAGGCGCTGGAAGCCGCAATGGAAAGGCCGCTCTTTTTACACGGGCGCGATGGCTATGCCCTCTCGTCCGAGGGGCGGGAACTGCTCCAAAAGACCGAACGTATGGAGGCCGCCGCCGCCGACATCGAGGTTTGGCGTAGCGCGCAACCCGGCAAACGCCGCGTCAGGATTTCCGCTGGCACTTGGACATCCGAGTTTTTGGCCAGTGGGTTCAATGACATCTGGCAACCCAGTTTCGATTGGGTGCCGGAGTTCTTGTCGGGCGAGACCTTCTTCGACATTGCCCGCCGACAGATTGATATCGGCATTCGCAACCGCCGCCCGGATCAGCCTTGGCTGGCGGGGCGACAGACGGGGACGGTGGCTTTTGCCGCCTACGGGCTCGACGCCGGCATCACCGGCTGGATCGGCGCAGGCGGTGACCGGGCCGCGACCCCTACTGCGCGTTGGCTGGAGGCCAATCACTCAAACGATATCGTCACCCGCGCCAATGACGCCACGCTGGCCGTGGCGATGGCAAAGCAAGGCGTTGGGCGGGTGATCTTGCCGCTTTTTATCGGCGCGACCTTGGCCCCTATGGTGCAACTCGGCCCCCCCATCGCAGAGCTAACCCACGAGCAATGGCTGGTCTGCCATCACGAGGGACGCCACGACCCGCCCGTGCGCCACGCCTTGACCGCGCTGGCCGGATTCCTGACTTCCGCCACCCGTGGCATAGCGTCCTGA
- a CDS encoding SUF system Fe-S cluster assembly protein, with amino-acid sequence MTEQTPQMEGAPLIAPSSTDHPLYDTIVEACRSVYDPEIPVNIFDLGLIYTIDIGAENEVSITMSLTAPGCPVAGEMPGWVADAVEPLDGVKQVDVQLTWEPPWGMDMMSDEARLELGFM; translated from the coding sequence ATGACCGAACAGACACCACAGATGGAAGGCGCACCACTGATCGCGCCCTCGTCCACCGACCACCCCCTTTACGATACGATCGTGGAGGCGTGTCGTTCCGTATATGACCCTGAAATTCCAGTGAATATTTTCGATCTTGGGTTGATCTACACGATCGACATCGGGGCCGAGAACGAGGTGTCTATCACCATGTCCCTCACCGCACCGGGGTGTCCGGTGGCTGGCGAAATGCCCGGTTGGGTCGCCGACGCGGTAGAGCCGTTGGACGGCGTGAAGCAGGTTGACGTGCAACTCACCTGGGAGCCGCCCTGGGGCATGGACATGATGTCCGACGAAGCCCGCCTTGAACTGGGCTTTATGTAA
- a CDS encoding iron-sulfur cluster assembly accessory protein, whose protein sequence is MFGIPGKQAVTMTDKAAKQIAKLMQQGGTQGLRIGVKKGGCAGMEYTMEYVSEIDPLDEVVEQDDARVMIAPMAQMFLFGTEIDYEVSLLEASFQFRNPNVTDACGCGESIKFKDMDELQAESASS, encoded by the coding sequence ATGTTCGGTATCCCCGGGAAACAGGCCGTCACCATGACGGATAAAGCCGCCAAGCAGATCGCCAAGCTGATGCAGCAAGGTGGCACGCAGGGCTTGCGCATTGGCGTCAAGAAGGGCGGCTGCGCGGGCATGGAATACACCATGGAATACGTGTCCGAGATTGATCCGCTCGATGAAGTGGTGGAACAAGACGACGCCCGTGTAATGATCGCGCCGATGGCGCAGATGTTTTTGTTTGGCACCGAGATTGATTACGAAGTGTCGCTGCTGGAGGCCTCGTTCCAGTTCCGCAATCCGAATGTGACGGACGCCTGCGGTTGCGGTGAGTCGATCAAGTTCAAGGACATGGACGAGTTGCAGGCCGAGAGCGCATCTTCGTGA
- a CDS encoding TfoX/Sxy family protein gives MSVSEEEIAHALELFDGLGGLSTRKMMGGLCIYHEGTIFALLMSDGQLHLKGAGEFRDVLEAEGCTRWTYEREGAKRKPTAMPYWTMPEAALDDPEEAVAWARRALAYL, from the coding sequence ATGAGCGTTTCAGAAGAAGAGATCGCCCACGCGCTGGAGCTTTTCGACGGGCTCGGAGGGCTAAGCACCCGCAAGATGATGGGTGGTTTGTGCATCTACCATGAAGGCACGATTTTTGCGCTGTTAATGTCCGACGGTCAGTTGCACCTCAAGGGCGCAGGTGAGTTTCGCGACGTGTTGGAGGCCGAAGGTTGCACCCGCTGGACCTACGAGCGCGAAGGGGCAAAGCGAAAGCCTACAGCCATGCCCTATTGGACGATGCCTGAGGCGGCTTTGGACGACCCGGAAGAAGCGGTCGCATGGGCACGGCGGGCTTTGGCGTATCTGTAG
- the lon gene encoding endopeptidase La yields MSEQTIYPVLPLRDIVVFPHMVVPLFVGREKSVRALEEVMQDDKQILLSSQRDPAEDDPGADDIYENGVLANVLQLLKLPDGTVKVLVEGRRRVRIEEFTNTDPFFEAIATELSESTGDLDAIAALTRSVGEEFEKYAKVKKNVPEEALASVSEAHDPAKLADLVSGHLGIEVDQKQDLLETLEVAARLEKVYGLMQGEMSVLQVEKKIKTRVKSQMERTQREYYLNEQMKAIQRELGDGEEGEGEVAELSERIANTKLSKEAREKADAELKKLKNMSPMSAEATVVRNYLDWMLSIPWGVKSRVKKDLAKAETILDDDHYGLEKVKERIVEYLAVQQRSKKLKGPIMCLVGPPGVGKTSLGKSVAKATGREFIRISLGGVRDESEIRGHRRTYIGSMPGKIIQALKKAKTTNPLILLDEIDKMGQDFRGDPASAMLEVLDPEQNGTFVDHYLEVEYDLSNVMFLTTANSYNMPGPLLDRMEIIPLAGYTEDEKAEIANRHLIAKQVKNHGLKANEFTLEPEALQEMIRTYTREAGVRNLEREIGKLARKAVTKIVRKEVEEVVVTPENLGDFLGVKKYRYGLAEDADAVGVVTGLAYTSVGGDLLHIEALKLPGKGRMKTTGKLGDVMKESIDAAASYVRSIAPEIGVKPPKFDRMDIHVHVPDGATPKDGPSAGLAMVTSIVSVLTGIPVKRDIAMTGEVSLRGNAMPIGGLKEKLLAALRGGITTVLIPQENEKDLAEIPDNVKEGLNIIPVTHVSEVLAHALTSVPEAIEWDEAAEEAAAAAAAIARGGEGAAAHH; encoded by the coding sequence ATGTCCGAACAAACGATCTATCCCGTCCTTCCCCTGCGCGACATCGTCGTGTTCCCGCACATGGTTGTGCCGCTCTTCGTGGGCCGCGAAAAATCCGTGCGTGCGTTGGAGGAAGTGATGCAGGACGACAAGCAAATCCTGCTGTCGTCGCAACGTGACCCGGCCGAGGATGATCCCGGCGCGGACGATATTTATGAGAACGGCGTGCTGGCCAATGTGTTGCAGCTGCTGAAACTGCCCGACGGCACCGTAAAAGTGCTGGTCGAAGGCCGCCGCCGTGTGCGCATCGAAGAATTCACCAACACCGACCCATTCTTTGAGGCGATTGCCACGGAACTGTCGGAATCCACCGGTGATCTGGACGCGATCGCGGCCCTGACCCGTTCCGTTGGGGAAGAGTTTGAGAAATACGCCAAGGTCAAGAAAAACGTGCCGGAAGAGGCACTTGCCAGCGTTTCCGAAGCTCACGATCCGGCCAAGCTGGCCGATCTGGTCTCAGGGCACTTGGGCATTGAGGTGGACCAAAAGCAGGACCTTCTGGAAACCCTCGAAGTCGCCGCGCGGCTGGAAAAAGTCTATGGCTTGATGCAGGGCGAAATGTCCGTGTTGCAGGTCGAGAAGAAGATCAAGACCCGCGTGAAATCCCAGATGGAGCGGACCCAGCGCGAATATTATCTGAACGAACAGATGAAGGCGATCCAGCGCGAGTTGGGCGATGGCGAAGAGGGTGAAGGCGAAGTGGCCGAGCTGTCCGAGCGGATCGCCAACACCAAGCTGAGCAAAGAAGCACGCGAAAAGGCGGACGCCGAGCTGAAGAAGCTTAAGAACATGTCCCCCATGAGCGCGGAAGCCACGGTTGTGCGCAACTATCTGGATTGGATGTTGTCCATCCCATGGGGCGTAAAGTCTCGTGTTAAGAAGGACTTGGCCAAGGCTGAAACCATCTTGGACGACGATCACTACGGTCTGGAAAAGGTCAAAGAGCGCATCGTTGAATATCTGGCGGTGCAACAACGCTCCAAGAAGCTGAAGGGGCCAATCATGTGCCTCGTCGGCCCTCCGGGTGTGGGGAAGACCTCGCTTGGGAAATCGGTGGCCAAGGCCACGGGGCGCGAGTTCATTCGGATTTCTCTGGGTGGGGTGCGCGATGAATCTGAAATCCGCGGTCATCGTCGGACGTATATCGGCTCCATGCCCGGTAAGATCATTCAGGCGCTGAAGAAGGCGAAAACCACGAACCCGCTGATCTTGTTGGATGAAATCGACAAGATGGGGCAGGATTTCCGGGGTGATCCGGCGTCGGCCATGCTTGAGGTTCTTGATCCTGAACAAAACGGCACCTTCGTCGATCACTATCTAGAGGTGGAATATGACCTCTCGAACGTGATGTTCCTGACCACGGCGAACTCCTACAACATGCCGGGCCCGCTTCTGGACCGGATGGAGATCATCCCGCTGGCTGGCTACACCGAGGACGAGAAGGCGGAAATCGCCAACCGCCACCTCATTGCCAAGCAGGTGAAAAACCACGGGTTGAAGGCCAATGAATTCACGCTGGAGCCCGAGGCCCTGCAAGAGATGATCCGGACCTATACCCGCGAAGCGGGCGTGCGGAATCTGGAGCGGGAAATCGGCAAACTGGCGCGGAAGGCCGTGACCAAGATCGTGCGCAAAGAGGTTGAAGAAGTTGTTGTAACCCCCGAAAATCTCGGTGATTTCCTTGGCGTGAAGAAATATCGCTACGGTTTGGCCGAGGATGCCGATGCTGTAGGGGTTGTCACGGGCCTTGCCTACACAAGCGTGGGTGGCGATCTGCTGCATATCGAGGCGTTGAAGCTGCCCGGTAAGGGACGGATGAAAACGACCGGTAAGCTTGGCGATGTGATGAAGGAATCCATCGACGCGGCCGCCAGTTATGTGCGCTCCATCGCGCCGGAAATCGGGGTGAAGCCGCCGAAGTTCGACCGGATGGATATCCACGTCCACGTCCCCGATGGTGCGACGCCCAAAGACGGGCCAAGTGCCGGTCTGGCAATGGTGACTTCCATCGTGTCAGTCCTGACGGGCATTCCGGTGAAGCGCGATATCGCCATGACGGGCGAGGTTTCCTTGCGCGGCAATGCGATGCCCATCGGCGGCTTGAAGGAAAAGCTGTTGGCGGCGTTGCGCGGCGGGATCACCACGGTTCTCATTCCGCAAGAGAATGAGAAGGACTTGGCCGAGATCCCCGACAACGTGAAAGAGGGGCTGAACATCATCCCCGTCACCCATGTGTCCGAGGTTCTGGCCCATGCGCTGACCTCTGTCCCGGAGGCAATTGAGTGGGATGAGGCCGCGGAAGAAGCCGCCGCCGCGGCCGCAGCCATTGCACGCGGGGGCGAAGGGGCTGCCGCGCACCACTAA
- the tpiA gene encoding triose-phosphate isomerase, producing MARKLAAGNWKMNGVEADLSEVDALADAVEAATCEVLLCPPATLIAPMVARAGLMDLYVGGQTCHTASAGAHTGDISAKMLADAGASHVILGHSERRADHGESSVDVALQVAAAIEAGLIAIVCVGETEEERDAGVTLQVVAAQVAGSIPTGAKPEQIVVAYEPVWAIGTGRTPTLEQIAEVHDHIRSELAARRGGAAQDIPLLYGGSVKPGNAAEIFAVSNVDGALVGGASLKAADFGGIIAALSAA from the coding sequence ATGGCACGGAAATTGGCAGCTGGCAATTGGAAGATGAACGGGGTTGAGGCGGATTTGAGCGAGGTTGACGCCTTGGCGGACGCCGTAGAGGCGGCCACATGCGAGGTTCTGCTGTGCCCACCGGCCACGCTGATCGCGCCCATGGTGGCGCGGGCGGGGTTGATGGACCTCTATGTGGGAGGCCAGACCTGCCACACGGCAAGCGCGGGGGCGCACACTGGCGATATCTCGGCCAAGATGCTGGCGGACGCGGGGGCGAGCCATGTGATCCTGGGCCATTCCGAGCGGCGCGCGGACCACGGGGAAAGCAGCGTTGATGTGGCCTTGCAGGTCGCCGCAGCGATTGAGGCGGGGCTGATCGCCATCGTCTGCGTTGGAGAGACCGAAGAAGAACGCGACGCGGGCGTTACCTTGCAAGTGGTCGCGGCGCAGGTGGCAGGCTCGATCCCCACGGGCGCCAAGCCCGAGCAGATCGTTGTCGCCTACGAGCCCGTTTGGGCCATCGGCACCGGGCGCACGCCAACGTTGGAGCAGATTGCAGAGGTTCATGATCATATCCGGTCCGAGCTGGCTGCCCGCCGGGGTGGCGCGGCGCAAGATATCCCGCTGCTTTATGGAGGCTCGGTCAAGCCCGGCAATGCGGCCGAGATCTTTGCCGTATCCAACGTCGATGGCGCGTTGGTCGGGGGCGCGTCCCTGAAAGCGGCGGATTTTGGCGGCATCATCGCCGCACTGTCGGCAGCGTAA